One Cupriavidus taiwanensis DNA window includes the following coding sequences:
- a CDS encoding O-linked N-acetylglucosamine transferase, SPINDLY family protein: protein MKTLGQAERIGVRTVDKHFLKAASLYKLDRHDEALAAVETALECYPKHARVLALAGAIEVQRARYQRAAELLKRSLDIDPRGHGVWQEYAAVLYRLMDYEGSRLAGLQALRVAPNDSAALGNYASALRETGESVEAITYFRKACAVDPAHRHNRTNLLFACLYDDKTDAAQILHETQSWAQTLAALTAVAPPAWPTRQGRVRLGVFSNDLRLHACAYFLIPLLANLDRNRFEVVLVSLSPALDHITEKIRQYADEFLDVSRMREEDVVAMVRAAGLDALVDLGGYAGASPLTYMVHQLAPVQLTWLGYPGTTGMRQIGYRITDGIGDPEGSDKHYTETLLRADVFCAYHPLVTNPLGIYARRYRVNDTPALANGYITFGACHSMAKLTAPTLQLWAAVLAACPGSRLLIEASGLDQDSLRGRTLARLEANGIDTARVDLVARNSANQYVTYHRIDIALDTTPVTGGTTTCDTLWMGVPVVSLAGSMFHQRVSAPFLHATGLDDLICDTPQRYVEVASALAADVGQLNALRQSLRQRVESSAMCDAAGFARWFEGQLAELVGQRRPVPAAAPQDAPSGVHFGGKWHGYNEIVLSVAAHLHRREYEPLRNLLENLTSSWYRHWLVAYALAVIERDGGDAAFAIELLIESIGMRPYALPLYRLLAHWLEQDGLDRGSLAQLLQDQFGLTLETLEASPVPTVFDVLGIAVQAATPVQAEVAAA from the coding sequence TTGAAAACCCTCGGCCAGGCCGAGCGCATCGGCGTGCGTACGGTCGACAAGCATTTCCTGAAGGCGGCGAGCCTGTACAAGCTGGACCGCCACGATGAAGCGCTGGCCGCCGTGGAAACGGCGCTGGAGTGCTATCCGAAACACGCGCGGGTGCTGGCGCTGGCCGGGGCGATCGAAGTACAACGCGCGCGCTACCAGCGCGCGGCCGAACTGCTGAAACGCAGCCTGGACATCGATCCCAGGGGGCACGGCGTATGGCAGGAGTACGCGGCGGTGCTGTACCGCCTGATGGACTACGAAGGGTCACGCCTCGCCGGTCTCCAGGCCTTGCGCGTGGCGCCCAATGACTCGGCGGCGCTCGGCAACTATGCGTCCGCGCTGCGCGAGACGGGCGAATCGGTCGAGGCGATCACCTATTTCCGCAAGGCATGCGCGGTGGATCCCGCCCATCGCCACAACCGCACCAACCTGCTGTTCGCCTGCCTGTACGACGACAAGACCGATGCCGCGCAGATCCTGCACGAGACGCAGTCGTGGGCGCAAACGCTGGCCGCCCTCACGGCCGTTGCGCCGCCAGCCTGGCCGACGCGCCAGGGCCGGGTGCGTCTCGGGGTCTTCTCGAATGACCTGCGGCTGCACGCCTGCGCATACTTCCTGATCCCGCTGCTTGCCAACCTGGACCGCAACCGCTTCGAAGTCGTCCTGGTGTCGCTGAGCCCGGCCCTGGACCACATCACCGAGAAGATCCGCCAGTACGCCGACGAGTTCCTGGATGTGTCGCGCATGCGCGAGGAAGACGTCGTGGCCATGGTACGCGCGGCAGGGCTGGACGCGCTGGTCGACCTGGGCGGCTACGCCGGCGCGTCGCCGCTGACTTACATGGTGCACCAGCTCGCTCCGGTACAGCTGACCTGGCTGGGCTATCCCGGCACGACCGGCATGCGGCAGATCGGCTACCGCATCACCGACGGCATCGGCGACCCGGAGGGCAGCGACAAGCACTACACCGAGACCCTGCTCCGCGCCGACGTGTTCTGCGCATACCACCCTCTGGTGACCAATCCGCTCGGCATCTACGCGCGGCGCTACCGCGTGAACGACACGCCGGCGCTCGCCAACGGCTATATCACGTTCGGCGCATGCCACAGCATGGCCAAGCTGACGGCGCCGACGCTGCAGCTGTGGGCGGCGGTGCTGGCCGCCTGTCCGGGAAGCCGCTTGCTGATCGAGGCCAGCGGACTCGACCAGGACAGCCTGCGCGGGCGCACGCTGGCACGACTCGAGGCAAACGGCATCGATACCGCGCGCGTCGACCTGGTGGCCCGCAACAGTGCCAACCAGTACGTGACCTACCATCGCATCGACATCGCCCTGGATACCACGCCGGTCACCGGCGGCACCACGACCTGCGACACGCTGTGGATGGGCGTGCCCGTGGTTTCCCTGGCCGGCAGCATGTTCCACCAGCGCGTCTCCGCCCCCTTCCTGCACGCGACCGGTCTCGACGACCTGATCTGCGACACGCCGCAGCGCTATGTCGAAGTGGCCAGCGCGCTCGCCGCCGACGTCGGCCAGCTCAACGCGCTGCGGCAGTCGCTGCGCCAGCGCGTCGAAAGCAGTGCGATGTGCGACGCTGCCGGCTTCGCCCGCTGGTTCGAGGGCCAGCTTGCGGAACTGGTCGGTCAACGCAGGCCGGTGCCGGCCGCTGCGCCGCAGGATGCGCCCAGCGGTGTGCATTTCGGCGGCAAATGGCATGGCTACAACGAGATCGTGCTGTCGGTCGCGGCCCACCTGCACCGGCGCGAGTACGAGCCGCTGCGCAACCTGCTGGAGAACCTGACCTCGTCGTGGTATCGCCACTGGCTGGTCGCCTACGCGCTTGCCGTGATCGAACGCGATGGCGGCGATGCTGCCTTCGCCATCGAACTGCTGATCGAGAGCATCGGCATGCGCCCCTATGCGCTGCCGCTGTACCGGCTGCTGGCGCACTGGCTGGAGCAGGACGGACTGGACCGGGGTTCACTGGCCCAGCTGTTGCAGGATCAGTTCGGGCTGACGCTCGAAACCCTCGAGGCCTCTCCGGTGCCGACGGTGTTCGACGTGCTCGGCATCGCCGTGCAAGCGGCAACGCCCGTGCAAGCGGAGGTTGCCGCAGCATGA
- the rfbF gene encoding glucose-1-phosphate cytidylyltransferase produces the protein MKAVILAGGLGTRISEESHLRPKPMIEIGGKPILWHIMKMYSAHGVNEFVVCLGYKGYVIKEYFANYFLHMSDVTFDMRENGITVHQRKAEPWRVTLVDTGEDSMTGGRLRRVRSYLSPDEPFCFTYGDGVSDIDISAEIAFHRAHGKRATVAAVQPPGRYGALQRDNDKVVGFAEKPRGDGAWINGGFFVLNPQVIDLIEGDHVSWEEAPMRALAHSGQMVAFEHRGFWQPMDTLREKNQLEELWQSGAAPWKTW, from the coding sequence ATGAAGGCTGTCATTCTTGCCGGCGGACTCGGCACGCGCATTTCCGAGGAATCGCACCTGCGCCCGAAGCCGATGATCGAAATCGGCGGCAAGCCGATCCTGTGGCACATCATGAAGATGTACTCGGCGCATGGCGTGAACGAATTCGTGGTCTGCCTTGGCTACAAGGGCTACGTCATCAAGGAGTACTTTGCCAACTACTTCCTGCACATGTCGGACGTCACCTTCGACATGCGCGAGAACGGCATCACCGTGCACCAGCGCAAGGCCGAACCGTGGCGCGTCACGCTGGTCGATACCGGTGAAGACTCCATGACCGGCGGCCGCCTGCGACGCGTGCGCAGCTATCTTTCGCCGGACGAGCCCTTCTGCTTCACCTATGGCGACGGCGTCTCCGACATCGACATCTCCGCTGAGATTGCCTTTCATCGCGCGCATGGCAAGCGCGCGACCGTGGCCGCGGTGCAACCGCCCGGCCGCTACGGCGCCCTCCAGCGCGACAACGACAAGGTGGTCGGCTTCGCCGAGAAGCCGCGTGGGGACGGCGCCTGGATCAACGGCGGATTCTTCGTGCTGAACCCGCAAGTGATCGACCTGATCGAGGGCGATCATGTCAGCTGGGAAGAAGCGCCGATGCGGGCGCTGGCGCACAGCGGACAAATGGTGGCGTTCGAGCACCGCGGCTTCTGGCAGCCGATGGACACGCTGCGCGAGAAGAACCAGCTGGAAGAGCTGTGGCAATCCGGGGCGGCGCCGTGGAAAACATGGTGA
- the rfbG gene encoding CDP-glucose 4,6-dehydratase, which yields MVRLPRCGRPGSLDGLRGLSVFITGHTGFKGAWLTLLLSQLGARVSGYALAPATVPNLFGLAGIEDTMVSHTVGDIRDAGTLRTAMRAARPELVLHLAAQPLVRESYRDPLATWSTNVTGTANVLDAIRACDTVRAAVVVTTDKCYENKEWPWGYRETDALGGHDPYSASKAASELVAASYRHSFLDRAGVLLATARAGNVIGGGDWSADRLIPDAARAAAAGATLSIRHPHATRPWQHVLEALYGYLQLASRLLAGERDVATAFNFGPANTDNVSVGTVLSGLQRHWPELQWAHHPQAGAPHEAGLLMLDCARAGHMLAWRPRWPLEQALARTAEWYRRVQREPGLARAMCEQQIEAYFA from the coding sequence ATGGTGAGGCTCCCCCGCTGCGGCAGGCCCGGCAGCCTGGACGGCTTGCGCGGGCTCAGCGTCTTCATCACCGGCCATACCGGCTTCAAGGGCGCCTGGCTGACCTTGCTGCTGTCGCAGCTGGGCGCCAGGGTCAGCGGTTATGCGCTCGCGCCGGCGACCGTTCCCAACCTGTTTGGGCTGGCCGGGATCGAGGACACCATGGTCAGCCATACGGTGGGGGATATCCGTGACGCGGGCACGCTGCGCACGGCGATGCGCGCCGCCAGGCCCGAGCTGGTGTTGCACCTGGCGGCCCAGCCGCTGGTACGCGAGAGCTACCGCGACCCGCTCGCGACCTGGTCCACCAACGTGACCGGCACCGCGAACGTACTCGACGCCATACGCGCTTGCGACACCGTGCGCGCTGCCGTGGTCGTCACCACCGACAAGTGCTACGAGAACAAGGAGTGGCCGTGGGGTTATCGCGAAACCGATGCGCTCGGCGGACATGACCCCTATAGCGCCAGCAAGGCTGCCAGCGAACTGGTCGCGGCCAGCTACCGGCATTCGTTCCTGGACCGCGCCGGTGTATTGCTGGCCACGGCGCGCGCCGGCAACGTGATCGGCGGCGGCGACTGGTCCGCCGACCGGCTGATTCCGGATGCCGCGCGCGCGGCCGCAGCCGGCGCCACGCTGTCCATCCGCCATCCGCATGCGACCCGCCCCTGGCAACATGTGCTGGAGGCCCTTTACGGGTATCTGCAGCTCGCATCGCGGCTGCTCGCCGGGGAGCGCGACGTTGCCACCGCGTTCAATTTTGGTCCGGCCAACACTGACAACGTTTCGGTCGGCACGGTACTGAGCGGCCTGCAACGGCATTGGCCGGAACTGCAATGGGCGCACCACCCGCAAGCCGGTGCGCCGCATGAAGCCGGCCTGCTGATGCTCGATTGCGCCCGCGCCGGCCACATGCTGGCGTGGCGTCCGCGCTGGCCCCTTGAACAGGCGCTGGCCCGCACCGCCGAGTGGTATCGCCGCGTCCAGCGCGAGCCCGGCCTTGCCCGGGCCATGTGCGAACAACAGATCGAGGCGTACTTTGCCTGA
- a CDS encoding class I SAM-dependent methyltransferase, translating to MNASTVTPPACRACAAPLEQTVVDLGLSPISNAFIRPEHADRGEMFYPLHAMVCTSCWLVQLRDATPANVHFHDDYVYFSSYSSSWLAHARSYVEAMRQRFGIGTQSRVMEIASNDGYLLQYFVQAGVPCLGIEPTANTAAAARDKHVETREVFFDAQSARSLAAQGWQVDLLLGNNVLAHVPDINDFVAGMPVVLKPEGVITLEFPHLLRLLEENQFDTLYHEHYSYLSLTALMPVLARAGLRAFDVEHLPTHGGSLRLYACHAAARHAGSPAVQACLDAEGAAGLTSAAGYAAFAQRVQRARQELLVFLVEARRAGKRVAAYGAAAKGNTLLNYCGARADLVEFVVDRNPAKQGRLLPGTRIPVLAPEAVTTHRPDYLLVLPWNLLDEIQQQMAHIRAWGGRFVTAIPHTVVHP from the coding sequence ATGAATGCTTCGACTGTCACGCCTCCGGCCTGCCGCGCCTGCGCTGCGCCGCTGGAACAAACGGTAGTGGATCTCGGCCTGTCGCCGATTTCCAATGCCTTCATCCGTCCAGAGCATGCCGATCGCGGAGAAATGTTCTATCCGCTGCATGCCATGGTCTGCACGAGCTGCTGGCTGGTGCAGCTGCGCGACGCGACCCCGGCCAACGTGCACTTTCATGACGACTACGTCTACTTCTCTTCCTACTCGTCGTCGTGGCTGGCGCATGCACGCAGCTACGTGGAAGCGATGCGCCAGCGCTTCGGGATCGGCACGCAAAGCCGCGTCATGGAGATCGCCAGCAACGACGGCTACCTGCTGCAGTACTTTGTGCAGGCCGGCGTGCCTTGCCTCGGCATCGAGCCCACCGCCAACACCGCCGCGGCGGCACGCGACAAGCACGTAGAAACGCGCGAGGTCTTCTTCGATGCGCAGAGCGCGCGCTCGCTCGCCGCGCAAGGCTGGCAGGTCGACCTGTTGCTGGGCAATAACGTGCTGGCCCACGTGCCGGACATCAACGACTTCGTCGCCGGCATGCCGGTGGTGCTCAAGCCGGAGGGCGTGATTACGCTGGAGTTTCCCCATCTGCTGCGGCTGCTGGAAGAGAACCAGTTCGACACGCTCTACCACGAGCACTATTCCTACCTGTCGCTGACCGCGCTGATGCCGGTGCTGGCGCGCGCAGGCCTGCGCGCCTTCGACGTCGAGCATCTGCCCACGCACGGCGGCAGCTTGCGGCTGTATGCCTGCCACGCCGCGGCACGCCATGCCGGCTCGCCCGCCGTGCAGGCGTGCCTGGATGCGGAAGGCGCCGCCGGACTGACCTCGGCCGCCGGCTACGCAGCGTTCGCGCAGCGCGTGCAGCGCGCCAGGCAGGAGCTGCTGGTGTTTCTGGTGGAGGCCAGGCGTGCCGGCAAACGCGTGGCGGCCTACGGGGCCGCCGCCAAGGGAAATACGCTGCTGAACTACTGCGGCGCACGCGCCGATCTGGTCGAGTTCGTGGTCGACCGCAATCCGGCCAAGCAGGGCCGCTTGCTGCCAGGTACGCGCATCCCGGTGCTGGCTCCAGAGGCCGTCACCACGCATCGCCCCGACTATCTGCTGGTGCTCCCATGGAACCTGCTTGACGAGATCCAGCAGCAAATGGCACACATCCGCGCCTGGGGCGGCCGCTTTGTCACCGCCATCCCCCATACCGTGGTGCATCCATGA
- the rfbC gene encoding dTDP-4-dehydrorhamnose 3,5-epimerase yields MIFTPTRIAGAWLIDPEPLHDERGHFARVVCQDTFERHGLNARFVQQSVSRNTRAGILRGMHFQAGDAAEDKLVRTTTGAVYDVILDLRSDSATYLQWQAFELSAQSQRAVYIPKGVAHGFQTLTALSEVFYQMTVPYSPRHSQGVRWDDPDIGIAWPDCEDRLISARDLALPTLAESAGAAPR; encoded by the coding sequence ATGATTTTCACGCCGACCCGCATCGCCGGCGCATGGCTGATCGATCCCGAGCCGCTGCACGACGAGCGCGGCCATTTCGCCCGCGTCGTCTGCCAGGACACGTTCGAGCGCCATGGGCTCAATGCACGGTTCGTGCAGCAAAGCGTATCGCGCAACACGCGCGCCGGGATCCTGCGCGGCATGCATTTCCAGGCAGGCGACGCCGCAGAAGACAAGCTGGTGCGCACCACCACCGGCGCGGTCTACGACGTGATCCTGGACCTGCGCAGCGATTCCGCAACCTACCTTCAATGGCAGGCATTCGAACTCTCCGCGCAGTCGCAACGGGCGGTCTATATCCCGAAAGGGGTGGCGCACGGTTTCCAGACGCTTACGGCGTTGTCTGAGGTGTTCTACCAGATGACCGTTCCCTACAGCCCCCGGCACAGCCAGGGGGTGCGCTGGGACGACCCCGACATCGGCATCGCCTGGCCGGATTGTGAAGACCGGCTTATCTCGGCGAGGGATCTCGCGCTGCCGACACTGGCCGAATCGGCTGGTGCCGCACCGCGTTGA
- a CDS encoding FkbM family methyltransferase, which produces MNTEALQKLSAALRTVAASPAARDKVLAMCRSIEQDLASYAGSVRDDITGPIIDALHDETTRLRKTLSDGTVFEFLYRTKIARDFLMSTPEQPDHVWEPQTTKLLLRLCAAGGHALVGGAYFGDQVVLMARRLALAGGTCHAFEPNADQLAMLRRNAELNAVGNIRSWRLGLWSDSTSHLRLVGHDSFAHAERADAADGAASFATITVDDYCAQQDIDRLSLIMLDIEGAELNVFRGAAKQLSRPAGAAPNLVFEVHRHYVDWSHGLQNAEIVRELADYGYHVYAVRDFNSNVDMRGRPVELVPVDDIYLDGPPHGFNMVAVKDPALLRAADFALCPGVSPKLLWHRDPALHHPLH; this is translated from the coding sequence ATGAATACCGAAGCCCTTCAGAAACTGTCTGCGGCACTGCGGACCGTGGCCGCAAGCCCCGCTGCCCGCGACAAGGTCCTCGCCATGTGCAGGTCGATCGAACAGGACCTGGCCAGCTATGCCGGCAGCGTGCGCGATGATATCACCGGACCGATCATCGATGCGCTGCACGATGAAACCACCCGCCTGCGCAAGACGCTCTCCGACGGGACCGTATTCGAGTTCCTGTACCGCACCAAGATCGCCCGCGATTTCCTCATGAGCACGCCGGAGCAACCGGACCACGTCTGGGAGCCGCAAACCACCAAGCTGCTGCTGCGGCTGTGCGCGGCTGGCGGCCATGCGCTGGTCGGAGGGGCCTATTTCGGGGACCAGGTCGTCCTGATGGCACGCCGGCTGGCGCTGGCCGGAGGCACCTGCCACGCCTTCGAGCCGAACGCGGACCAGCTGGCCATGCTGCGGCGCAATGCCGAGCTCAATGCCGTCGGCAATATCCGCAGCTGGCGCCTGGGCCTGTGGTCGGACAGCACTTCGCACCTGCGCCTGGTGGGCCACGATTCGTTTGCCCATGCGGAACGCGCCGACGCCGCCGATGGTGCGGCCAGCTTCGCCACCATTACCGTTGACGACTACTGCGCGCAGCAGGACATCGATCGGCTCAGCCTGATCATGCTGGATATCGAAGGCGCCGAACTCAACGTGTTCAGGGGCGCGGCAAAGCAGCTGTCACGTCCGGCCGGTGCCGCGCCCAATCTGGTGTTCGAGGTGCATCGCCATTACGTCGACTGGAGCCATGGCCTGCAGAATGCCGAGATCGTCCGCGAACTCGCGGACTATGGCTACCATGTCTACGCGGTACGTGACTTCAATTCGAACGTCGATATGCGCGGACGCCCGGTCGAGCTTGTGCCGGTCGACGACATTTACCTCGACGGCCCCCCCCATGGCTTCAACATGGTCGCGGTCAAGGATCCCGCGCTGCTGCGTGCGGCCGATTTCGCACTGTGCCCCGGTGTCAGCCCCAAGCTGCTCTGGCACCGCGATCCGGCGCTGCACCACCCGCTCCATTGA
- a CDS encoding NAD-dependent epimerase/dehydratase family protein — protein sequence MAMTMPCTVIGGAGFVGRRLAARLRAAGCEVSVPRRDDPELLSRDLGQVYYCAGLTADYAARPYDTVQAHVGLLADVLRAGRFSRLVYLSSTRLYDSAPQMPADEAAPLTLAPANPRALYDLSKALGENLCLTLAPGRATVARLSCVFDWEDGAPGFLSGWLQRAAIQRELRLDTDAAVVRDYIHLDDVVTALVALAEAPDTGIFNVASGTNVSNGELAGVFRRRGWQVALARATAPQLAPQCRVQRLHALGVVPRDARDIVDARLAEIAAWN from the coding sequence ATGGCAATGACCATGCCTTGTACCGTCATTGGCGGCGCGGGCTTCGTCGGAAGACGGCTTGCCGCGAGGCTGCGCGCCGCCGGATGCGAGGTCAGCGTGCCGCGACGTGATGACCCCGAGCTGCTGTCGCGCGACCTGGGCCAGGTCTACTATTGCGCCGGGCTGACCGCCGACTACGCTGCCCGCCCGTACGACACGGTGCAAGCCCACGTGGGCCTGCTCGCCGACGTGCTGCGCGCGGGCCGCTTCTCCCGCCTTGTCTACCTGTCGTCCACCCGTCTCTACGACAGTGCGCCTCAGATGCCGGCAGACGAAGCAGCGCCATTGACGCTCGCGCCAGCCAACCCGCGTGCGCTCTACGATTTGTCCAAGGCGCTCGGCGAGAACCTTTGCCTGACGCTGGCACCGGGGCGGGCAACGGTGGCCAGGCTCTCGTGCGTGTTCGACTGGGAGGATGGCGCCCCCGGCTTCCTGTCCGGATGGCTGCAGCGGGCGGCAATCCAGCGCGAGCTCCGGCTGGACACCGACGCTGCCGTGGTGCGTGACTATATCCACCTCGACGACGTGGTCACGGCACTGGTCGCACTGGCGGAGGCGCCGGATACCGGCATCTTCAATGTCGCCAGCGGCACCAACGTCTCCAACGGCGAGCTGGCCGGGGTATTCAGGCGACGCGGCTGGCAGGTCGCGCTGGCTCGCGCCACGGCACCGCAGCTTGCGCCGCAGTGCCGTGTGCAACGGCTGCATGCACTGGGCGTCGTGCCGCGCGATGCGCGCGATATCGTCGACGCCCGGCTCGCGGAGATCGCTGCATGGAACTGA